In Sphingopyxis sp. FD7, a single window of DNA contains:
- the metC gene encoding cystathionine beta-lyase, with protein sequence MHGGPRPCDQRGLINPPVDRASTIIYDSVEAYMDRHQGLYDEVIYGLYGTRTTFALAEAVSELEGGCATVITSSGTSAIALALTAFVAGGDHLLVADCVYGPTRKFLTDVLARFGVEVEYFRPDIGAEIAGLCRSNTRLIYMETPGSQTFDMIDVPAITAVARSRGILTALDNTWATPLFFKPLAHGVDISLASATKYLSGHSDCLLGTMTAASDAVYRQLKDAAARWGNCASPDNCYLVHRGIRTLDARLERHQRTAATLIEWFAQQPEVVAVRYPAHPADPGHAIWKRDFTGASGLFGVQLDGLTPPETSAFFNEFSLFQLGSSWGGFESLAVPAWPAPIRDFPNGEADGALIRIHAGLEAPQDLIADLAAAFARVRALRGRGQAS encoded by the coding sequence GTGCACGGCGGTCCCCGTCCGTGCGATCAGCGGGGCCTCATCAATCCGCCCGTCGACCGGGCCTCCACCATTATCTACGACAGCGTCGAGGCCTATATGGACCGGCACCAGGGTCTCTACGATGAGGTCATCTATGGCCTGTACGGAACGCGAACGACCTTTGCGCTCGCCGAGGCTGTCAGCGAACTTGAAGGCGGCTGCGCGACCGTCATCACCTCGTCCGGAACCAGCGCAATCGCGCTAGCCCTCACGGCTTTCGTGGCCGGGGGCGACCATCTGCTCGTCGCGGACTGCGTCTATGGGCCGACCCGCAAGTTTCTGACCGACGTTCTCGCGCGTTTCGGGGTCGAGGTGGAATATTTCCGGCCCGATATCGGAGCGGAGATTGCCGGGCTGTGCCGCAGCAACACCCGGCTCATCTATATGGAGACCCCGGGCTCGCAGACATTCGATATGATCGACGTCCCCGCGATCACGGCGGTTGCGCGCAGCCGGGGCATATTGACCGCTCTCGACAACACCTGGGCCACGCCGCTCTTCTTCAAGCCCTTGGCCCATGGCGTCGACATCTCGCTTGCTTCGGCAACCAAATATCTCTCGGGGCACTCCGACTGTCTGCTCGGCACGATGACGGCGGCCAGCGATGCCGTCTACCGCCAGCTCAAGGACGCGGCGGCGCGCTGGGGCAACTGCGCGAGTCCCGACAATTGCTATCTGGTCCACCGGGGCATCAGGACGCTCGATGCGCGCCTTGAACGCCACCAGCGCACCGCAGCGACGCTGATCGAATGGTTCGCCCAGCAACCCGAAGTGGTTGCGGTCCGCTATCCGGCTCATCCCGCCGACCCCGGCCATGCAATCTGGAAGCGGGATTTCACCGGTGCTTCCGGATTGTTCGGTGTTCAGCTCGATGGCCTGACCCCGCCCGAAACCAGCGCCTTTTTCAACGAATTCTCGCTATTCCAGCTCGGTTCGAGCTGGGGCGGCTTCGAAAGTCTCGCGGTTCCGGCGTGGCCCGCTCCGATCCGCGATTTTCCCAATGGCGAGGCAGATGGGGCGCTGATCCGCATTCACGCCGGCCTCGAAGCGCCGCAGGATCTGATCGCCGACCTCGCCGCAGCCTTCGCGCGGGTACGAGCGCTCCGCGGCCGGGGGCAGGCGTCATGA
- a CDS encoding amino acid ABC transporter substrate-binding protein, with translation MNRSHASRRWLPALLAAGALLLGGCGREPAGTGGHEIAAAKGSTLARIRARGTLNCAIHTGQLGMSYLDKRGRWQGFFVDYCRALAAAVLGDARKVRFMPVASNKRFTIVQTGEADVLSRTTTWTLTRDTDLGVNFVGTMYYDGQSFLVPRRSGVRLPTDLDGASICITKGTTSELNTAEYFERKGLRFQSVVFENPEEAKLAFFAGRCDAMTTDAFTLTVIRLADTAHPDDYVVLPERLTKEPVGPVVRSDDEQWYEINKWVLNALFAAEEMGVTRANAARMRMASRDPEVRKMLGGLPGFGKSLGLDDDWAYRAIEATGNYGEIFDRHITPLGVERGQNKLYRDGGLIYPLPMR, from the coding sequence ATGAATAGGTCGCACGCATCGCGCCGCTGGTTACCGGCGCTGCTCGCCGCAGGCGCCCTGTTACTCGGCGGCTGCGGCCGCGAGCCCGCCGGCACCGGTGGGCATGAAATCGCCGCGGCGAAGGGATCGACGCTTGCGCGGATTCGCGCGCGCGGAACGCTCAATTGCGCAATTCATACGGGGCAGCTCGGCATGTCCTATCTCGACAAGCGCGGGCGCTGGCAGGGGTTCTTCGTCGACTACTGCCGGGCGCTCGCCGCTGCGGTCCTCGGCGATGCCCGCAAGGTCCGGTTCATGCCGGTCGCCTCGAACAAGCGCTTCACGATCGTGCAGACGGGCGAGGCCGACGTCCTGTCGCGGACGACGACATGGACGCTGACGCGCGACACCGACCTCGGGGTGAATTTCGTCGGCACCATGTATTATGACGGGCAGAGCTTCCTGGTGCCCCGGCGATCGGGTGTGCGGCTTCCGACGGATCTCGATGGCGCATCGATCTGCATCACCAAGGGGACGACCTCCGAACTCAACACCGCCGAATATTTCGAGCGCAAGGGGCTGCGTTTCCAGTCGGTCGTGTTCGAGAATCCCGAGGAAGCCAAGCTCGCCTTCTTTGCCGGGCGGTGCGACGCGATGACCACCGATGCCTTCACGCTGACCGTGATCCGTCTCGCCGATACCGCGCATCCGGACGATTATGTTGTGCTGCCCGAACGACTCACCAAGGAGCCGGTAGGTCCCGTCGTGCGCAGCGACGACGAGCAATGGTATGAGATCAACAAATGGGTGCTGAACGCGCTCTTTGCTGCCGAGGAAATGGGGGTCACCCGCGCGAATGCAGCGCGCATGCGCATGGCCTCGCGTGACCCCGAAGTGCGCAAGATGCTCGGCGGCCTGCCCGGATTCGGCAAGTCGCTCGGCCTCGACGATGACTGGGCGTATCGCGCGATCGAGGCGACGGGCAATTATGGCGAAATCTTCGACCGGCACATTACGCCGCTCGGCGTCGAACGCGGACAGAATAAGCTCTATCGGGACGGCGGGCTGATCTACCCGTTGCCGATGCGATGA
- a CDS encoding TonB-dependent receptor plug domain-containing protein — MRKLLRTSGSIIAVLAGMSAAAAFAQDNAKEAPGPGASQGEIVVTGTRRNDLKAADSAQPIDIITGAELLEKGTADMNDLLRTEVPSLNVQRLVSNDGAVFTRPFSLRGLPPDQTLVLVNGKRRHRGATVQFTNVPYIRGSQGPDLSAIPSIAIGQLEVLRDGASALYGSDAIAGVLNFGLRRDREGGLLIARYGQFYKGDGEDFLVQGNVGLPFTDAGFVNISGEYVNASTTSRGIQRPDAQALIDAGVQDVPVPAQRWGNPESEAARIFVNAGIELSEEMEFYTFGNYSWSRGTTAFFYRNPDASFISTSIPLTNTPGGQRFSFRQLFPGGFTPDFGATVTDAALAAGLKGEFSSGLTYDLSASYGQNHASYRIENTVNPSLGLASPTSFKPGQLEQRELAFNLDLTYPIAIGTSDPLTLAGGLEYRRETYEITAGDIASWQVGPFASVIDPDTGNRVGLPVGSNGFPGFSPIQAGEFARSNWAAYTSLEGNLTDALQFGLAGRYENYSDFGSKFTWKINGRYDFSDVFAVRGSVNTGFRAPTPGQSNASQVQTNIDSITGAPLTAGIIAPNNPVAQFFGATPLRPENSFNVAGGIVVKPSNRITFTLDYFNIKVEDRIAVSGNFNLTPAQRAQLAALGIPGGDSFQQVSFFTNSFDSRTQGVDAVLTVGFDLGGGKATLGLNGNYTKTDVIKASPVITADRERLLELEGFVPKWKGNASFTYAGERFGFVARANYYGKWTDYGAAPAADQTGGAELLVDLELSYKVSDMLKLAVGGENIFDNYPDVEARQSQINNGIRYLRFAPTGFNGGFWYVRATASF; from the coding sequence ATGAGAAAATTGCTTCGCACGAGTGGCTCGATTATCGCCGTCCTGGCAGGCATGTCGGCCGCCGCCGCCTTCGCGCAGGATAACGCCAAAGAGGCGCCGGGGCCAGGCGCGTCGCAGGGCGAAATCGTCGTGACGGGTACGCGGCGGAACGATCTCAAGGCGGCCGATTCCGCTCAGCCGATCGACATCATCACCGGTGCCGAACTGCTCGAAAAGGGCACGGCCGACATGAATGATCTCCTGCGCACCGAGGTCCCGTCGCTCAATGTCCAGCGCCTCGTCAGCAACGACGGCGCCGTTTTTACCCGGCCTTTCTCGCTGCGCGGCCTGCCGCCGGACCAGACGCTGGTGCTCGTGAATGGCAAGCGGCGCCATCGCGGCGCGACGGTCCAGTTCACCAATGTTCCCTATATCCGGGGATCGCAGGGACCCGATCTTTCGGCGATCCCGTCGATCGCGATCGGCCAGCTCGAGGTTCTGCGTGACGGCGCGTCGGCGCTCTATGGATCGGATGCGATCGCCGGCGTCCTCAATTTCGGTCTGCGCCGCGACCGCGAAGGCGGATTGCTGATCGCCCGCTATGGCCAATTCTATAAGGGCGACGGCGAGGATTTCCTCGTCCAGGGCAATGTCGGGCTTCCCTTCACCGACGCCGGTTTCGTCAACATCAGCGGCGAATATGTGAACGCCAGCACGACGTCGCGCGGCATTCAGCGTCCCGACGCGCAGGCGCTCATCGATGCCGGCGTTCAGGATGTCCCGGTCCCGGCGCAGCGCTGGGGAAATCCCGAATCCGAGGCGGCGCGCATCTTCGTCAATGCCGGCATCGAACTGTCGGAGGAGATGGAATTCTACACCTTCGGCAACTATAGCTGGAGCCGCGGCACGACGGCCTTCTTTTACCGCAACCCCGATGCCAGCTTCATTTCCACCTCGATTCCGCTCACCAATACGCCCGGAGGACAGCGCTTCAGCTTCCGCCAGCTCTTTCCCGGCGGCTTTACGCCGGATTTCGGCGCCACGGTGACCGACGCGGCGCTTGCGGCCGGCCTCAAGGGCGAATTCTCCTCGGGCCTGACCTATGACCTCAGCGCTTCTTATGGCCAGAACCATGCTTCCTACCGGATCGAAAATACGGTCAATCCGTCGCTTGGCCTCGCGTCGCCAACATCCTTCAAGCCGGGGCAGCTCGAGCAGCGCGAACTCGCTTTCAATCTCGATCTCACTTACCCCATCGCGATCGGCACCTCCGATCCGCTGACGCTTGCCGGCGGTCTCGAGTATCGGCGCGAGACATATGAGATCACGGCCGGCGACATCGCATCATGGCAGGTTGGTCCTTTCGCGTCGGTCATCGATCCCGATACCGGAAACCGCGTCGGACTGCCGGTCGGCTCGAACGGCTTCCCGGGCTTCAGTCCCATCCAGGCGGGCGAGTTCGCGCGCAGCAACTGGGCCGCCTATACGTCGCTCGAAGGCAATCTCACCGACGCGCTCCAGTTCGGCCTTGCCGGCCGCTACGAGAATTACTCGGACTTCGGCTCGAAATTCACCTGGAAGATCAACGGGCGATATGATTTCTCGGACGTCTTCGCGGTGCGCGGATCGGTCAACACCGGCTTTCGGGCGCCGACGCCGGGCCAGTCGAACGCCTCGCAAGTCCAGACCAACATCGACTCGATAACCGGGGCGCCGCTGACCGCAGGCATTATCGCGCCCAACAATCCGGTGGCGCAATTCTTCGGCGCGACGCCGCTTCGGCCCGAGAATTCGTTCAACGTCGCCGGCGGCATCGTGGTGAAGCCCTCCAATCGCATCACCTTCACGCTCGACTATTTCAACATCAAGGTCGAAGACCGGATCGCCGTATCGGGCAATTTCAATCTCACCCCGGCGCAGCGCGCGCAGCTCGCGGCGCTTGGCATTCCCGGTGGGGATTCCTTCCAGCAGGTGAGCTTCTTCACCAACTCCTTCGACAGCCGCACCCAGGGCGTCGATGCGGTGCTCACCGTGGGCTTCGACCTCGGCGGCGGCAAGGCCACGCTCGGCCTCAACGGCAACTATACCAAAACCGATGTCATCAAGGCTTCGCCGGTGATCACTGCGGACCGCGAGCGGCTGCTCGAACTCGAGGGCTTCGTTCCGAAGTGGAAGGGCAATGCGTCCTTCACTTATGCGGGCGAGCGCTTCGGCTTCGTCGCGCGCGCGAACTATTATGGCAAATGGACCGACTATGGCGCCGCACCGGCTGCCGACCAGACGGGCGGCGCCGAACTGCTGGTCGATCTCGAGCTGTCCTACAAGGTCAGCGACATGCTCAAGCTTGCGGTCGGCGGCGAGAATATCTTCGACAATTACCCCGACGTCGAGGCGCGGCAATCCCAGATCAACAACGGGATCCGATATCTCCGCTTCGCGCCGACGGGGTTCAACGGGGGCTTCTGGTACGTTCGCGCGACCGCCTCCTTCTGA
- a CDS encoding ABC transporter permease subunit (The N-terminal region of this protein, as described by TIGR01726, is a three transmembrane segment that identifies a subfamily of ABC transporter permease subunits, which specificities that include histidine, arginine, glutamine, glutamate, L-cystine (sic), the opines (in Agrobacterium) octopine and nopaline, etc.) — translation MTHKHRRLAIAALPWLLIAGGLVVAYGLFATLADNLADRNIRTGFGFLFDRAGFAIGETLIAYAPGDSYAAALAVGLLNTLLISALGIIFSTLLGLAVCMARLSSNWLLARLSGLYIELVRNIPLLLQMFVWYAALLFGLPGPGPGAVGPFDLDNRGLHLPALSLADPGRPVFLIAIVACAILLGAVRRGAVRTRTALAFAGISLVPLLLWGGIDLPRAGRFGTVGGLSLSTEFLTLVASLSVYASAYLAEIFRGAILAVPAGQSEAAKALGLSPAQTMGRIVMPQALRIAIPPMTSWHLNTIKNSSLGVAIGYPEFVSVVDTVISQTGQAIEGVGLIVATFLLLSLSLSFVTGLYARQLGWSVAGQPGRSIQSAPLEPFPLRSATAWPSWIRRNLFRGGRQSILTIAILAMTAAFAGKGLSWLLFDATFAGGAADCRLASGACWPFLRENARLILFGTYPEAEQWRSAAAAAALLSCLAFSFVPRFWRSRLGLVWLGAIAVAVLLLRGGFAGLSYVPMEKWSGLPVTLLLASLAVVGAFPLAILLAFGRRSARRGIRWPSVAFIELVRGTPLIGVLFLAAVLFPLFVPSYLSIDSLPRVQLALIFFTAAYMAEVIRGGLLAVPVGQAEAAHALGLTKWQARRHILLPQALKVSVPGLVNTSISEVKNTTLVLIVGVFDLLQTTRLSYVEAQWRPYFAEAYLFTGTIFFLLCFSLSRLSMKIERKLNYAG, via the coding sequence ATGACTCATAAACACAGGCGGCTTGCCATCGCTGCGTTACCCTGGCTGCTGATCGCGGGCGGGCTTGTGGTCGCCTACGGCCTGTTTGCGACATTGGCGGACAATCTCGCGGACCGAAACATCCGGACGGGGTTCGGTTTCCTGTTCGACCGGGCGGGTTTCGCGATTGGCGAAACGCTGATTGCTTACGCGCCGGGCGATTCCTATGCCGCGGCGCTGGCGGTGGGTCTTCTCAACACGCTCCTGATATCGGCGCTCGGCATCATCTTCTCGACCTTGCTCGGCCTCGCGGTCTGCATGGCGCGCCTGTCGTCCAACTGGCTGCTTGCGAGGCTCTCCGGCCTTTATATCGAGCTGGTTCGCAATATTCCGCTGCTGCTCCAGATGTTCGTCTGGTACGCCGCGCTGCTGTTCGGTCTGCCCGGACCCGGCCCGGGCGCCGTCGGACCGTTCGACCTCGATAATCGGGGATTGCACCTCCCCGCGCTCTCCTTGGCCGATCCGGGACGGCCGGTCTTTCTCATCGCGATCGTCGCCTGTGCGATCCTGCTGGGTGCCGTGCGGCGAGGAGCCGTTCGCACGCGCACTGCGCTGGCCTTCGCCGGCATCTCCCTGGTGCCGCTCTTGCTGTGGGGCGGGATCGATCTGCCGCGGGCGGGGCGCTTCGGAACCGTCGGCGGATTGTCGCTCTCCACGGAGTTTCTGACGCTGGTCGCCAGCCTTTCGGTCTATGCCTCGGCCTATCTGGCCGAGATATTCCGCGGCGCGATCCTCGCCGTTCCCGCAGGGCAGAGCGAGGCCGCCAAAGCGCTCGGCCTGTCGCCCGCGCAAACAATGGGACGGATCGTGATGCCGCAAGCGCTGCGCATCGCCATACCGCCGATGACGAGCTGGCATCTCAACACGATCAAGAACAGCTCCCTGGGGGTCGCGATCGGATATCCCGAATTTGTCTCGGTGGTCGATACCGTCATCAGTCAGACAGGGCAGGCGATCGAGGGCGTCGGCCTGATCGTCGCGACCTTCCTGCTGCTTTCGCTATCCTTGTCGTTCGTCACCGGCCTCTATGCCCGCCAGTTGGGCTGGAGCGTCGCCGGGCAGCCCGGCCGGAGCATCCAGTCGGCGCCCCTCGAACCCTTTCCGCTGCGCTCGGCGACCGCCTGGCCGTCGTGGATACGGCGCAATCTGTTCAGAGGAGGACGCCAGTCGATACTCACCATCGCGATCCTCGCCATGACCGCGGCTTTCGCCGGCAAGGGGCTCTCGTGGCTGCTGTTCGACGCGACCTTCGCCGGGGGCGCGGCCGATTGCCGTTTGGCCAGCGGTGCTTGCTGGCCATTCCTCCGCGAAAATGCGCGGCTGATATTGTTTGGCACCTATCCCGAAGCCGAGCAGTGGCGGTCCGCAGCAGCGGCGGCCGCGCTGCTTTCATGCCTTGCCTTCTCCTTCGTCCCGCGATTCTGGCGCAGCCGCCTCGGGCTTGTCTGGCTCGGCGCAATCGCCGTGGCGGTACTTCTGCTACGAGGAGGATTCGCGGGCCTTTCCTATGTCCCGATGGAGAAGTGGAGCGGCCTGCCGGTCACATTGCTGCTCGCGAGCCTTGCGGTGGTCGGCGCTTTTCCATTGGCTATACTCCTCGCGTTCGGCCGCAGGTCGGCGCGGCGCGGCATTCGCTGGCCGAGCGTCGCCTTCATCGAGCTGGTTCGCGGAACGCCGCTGATCGGAGTGCTCTTCCTCGCTGCGGTCCTGTTCCCGCTGTTCGTGCCCTCCTATCTCTCGATCGACAGCCTGCCGCGCGTCCAGCTCGCGCTCATATTCTTCACTGCCGCCTATATGGCCGAGGTCATCCGGGGCGGCCTGCTGGCGGTTCCCGTCGGGCAAGCCGAGGCCGCGCATGCTCTTGGCCTCACCAAATGGCAGGCGCGGCGCCATATCCTGTTGCCGCAGGCGCTGAAAGTCAGCGTGCCGGGGCTGGTCAACACTTCGATCAGCGAGGTCAAGAACACGACGCTCGTCCTCATCGTCGGCGTCTTCGATTTGTTGCAGACGACCCGCCTCTCCTACGTCGAGGCGCAATGGCGACCCTATTTCGCCGAAGCCTATCTTTTTACCGGGACAATCTTTTTCCTCCTCTGTTTCTCCCTGTCCCGGCTCAGCATGAAGATCGAACGGAAACTAAACTATGCAGGATAA
- a CDS encoding LysR substrate-binding domain-containing protein yields MNLRHLEAFRAVMLSGSVTQAAQSLNLSQPAVSKMLAELEHQLGFQLFLRSRGSALTVTPEADAFFYEVERSFSGIAALKRVAEDIRNMATGTLRIAALPALAVSFLPRVIAAFRETHPGVTVQLQTRSSSTVRQWMANQQFDIGLATPARELPGIRMERFLRCPGACVLPAGHRLAVKDVIRPADLEGEPFISLALEDGVRHRIDRIFEDAGVHREMVIETQYAMTICALVMQGVGCSILNPVTAADYAERGLTVRDFAPEVHFEYMLFTPKLRPMSQVAAAFIAVLESHRDAMFGSDAS; encoded by the coding sequence ATGAACCTGCGTCACCTCGAAGCCTTCAGGGCCGTGATGCTCTCGGGATCGGTCACCCAGGCCGCGCAGTCGCTCAACCTGTCGCAACCCGCGGTGAGCAAGATGCTTGCCGAGCTCGAGCATCAGCTGGGCTTTCAGCTCTTCCTGCGTTCGCGCGGCAGCGCGCTCACCGTGACGCCCGAAGCCGACGCCTTTTTCTACGAAGTCGAGCGGAGCTTCTCGGGCATTGCGGCCCTGAAGCGGGTAGCGGAAGACATCCGCAACATGGCGACCGGCACGCTCCGGATCGCCGCCCTTCCGGCGCTCGCGGTCAGTTTCCTGCCGCGTGTGATCGCGGCCTTTCGCGAGACACATCCCGGCGTCACCGTTCAGCTCCAGACCCGCAGTTCCTCGACGGTGCGGCAATGGATGGCGAACCAGCAGTTCGACATCGGGCTCGCGACGCCGGCGCGCGAATTGCCCGGCATAAGGATGGAGCGCTTCCTGCGCTGCCCCGGCGCCTGCGTTCTCCCTGCCGGCCACCGCTTGGCCGTCAAGGACGTCATCCGGCCGGCCGATCTCGAGGGCGAGCCCTTCATTTCGCTCGCGCTCGAGGACGGCGTGCGTCACCGCATCGACCGCATTTTCGAGGACGCGGGCGTCCACCGCGAGATGGTCATCGAAACCCAATATGCGATGACCATCTGCGCGCTTGTCATGCAGGGGGTCGGATGTTCGATTCTCAACCCCGTGACCGCAGCGGATTATGCCGAGCGGGGCCTTACGGTCCGTGATTTCGCGCCGGAGGTCCATTTCGAATATATGCTCTTCACGCCGAAGTTGAGGCCGATGTCCCAAGTCGCTGCGGCCTTTATCGCGGTGCTCGAATCCCACCGCGACGCGATGTTCGGCTCCGACGCCAGCTGA
- a CDS encoding amino acid ABC transporter ATP-binding protein has protein sequence MTDASGHAAVSLRQVDKYYGAYHALRSIDLEIAPRERIVICGPSGSGKSTLIRCMNRLEVPDSGAVLIEGTRITDASREAVAALRAVGMVFQQFNLFPHKTVLENCTLAPVLLGGLSLPEAEARAISYLDKVRIGDQAGKYPGQLSGGQQQRAAIARALAMEPRILLFDEPTSALDPEMIKEVLDVMTSLAGEGRTMVCVTHEMGFAREAADRMLFMDQGQIIEDARPADFFAAPKSERARTFLEQILSH, from the coding sequence ATGACCGACGCCTCGGGCCACGCGGCCGTCAGCTTGCGGCAGGTCGACAAATATTATGGCGCCTATCATGCCCTCCGCTCGATCGACCTCGAAATCGCCCCGCGCGAGCGGATCGTGATTTGCGGCCCTTCAGGCTCCGGCAAATCGACGCTCATTCGCTGCATGAACAGGCTCGAGGTGCCCGACTCCGGTGCCGTCCTGATCGAGGGAACCAGGATAACCGACGCGTCGCGGGAGGCCGTTGCGGCGCTCCGCGCCGTCGGCATGGTCTTTCAACAGTTCAATCTGTTCCCGCACAAGACGGTGCTGGAGAATTGCACCCTCGCGCCCGTCCTGCTCGGCGGCTTGTCTCTTCCGGAGGCGGAGGCGCGCGCCATATCCTATTTGGACAAGGTGAGGATTGGCGACCAGGCGGGCAAATATCCGGGGCAGCTCTCGGGAGGGCAGCAACAGCGGGCCGCGATAGCCCGCGCTCTGGCGATGGAGCCCCGGATTCTTCTCTTCGACGAGCCGACATCGGCGCTCGATCCCGAGATGATCAAGGAGGTACTCGATGTGATGACGTCCCTTGCCGGCGAAGGACGGACGATGGTGTGCGTGACGCACGAAATGGGATTCGCGCGCGAGGCGGCCGATCGCATGCTTTTCATGGATCAGGGCCAGATCATCGAAGACGCAAGGCCGGCAGATTTTTTCGCCGCGCCGAAAAGCGAGCGCGCACGGACCTTTCTCGAACAGATACTTTCGCATTGA